The following are from one region of the Lynx canadensis isolate LIC74 chromosome D4, mLynCan4.pri.v2, whole genome shotgun sequence genome:
- the TMEM215 gene encoding transmembrane protein 215, whose protein sequence is MRPDDINPRTGLVVALVSVFLVFGFMFTVSGMKGETLGNIPLLAIGPAICLPGIAAIALARKTEGCTKWPENELLWARKLPCFRKPRDKEVVELLRTPSDLESGKGSSDELAKKVGLRGKPPRQGQTEVPVASSITTPTPTEEGECQSLVHSGHQEETSRYLDGYCPSGSSLAYSALDAKCSAWDRSECPEPEDSIFFVPQDSIIVCSYKQNSPYDRYCCYINQSQGRWDHETIV, encoded by the coding sequence ATGCGGCCTGATGACATTAACCCGAGGACTGGGCTAGTGGTAGCCCTGGTCAGTGTCTTTCTGGTCTTTGGCTTCATGTTCACCGTCTCTGGGATGAAAGGAGAGACTCTGGGAAACATACCCCTCCTGGCCATCGGGCCAGCCATCTGCCTGCCAGGCATTGCAGCCATTGCCCTGGCCAGGAAAACTGAGGGATGCACTAAGTGGCCGGAAAATGAGCTGCTGTGGGCCCGCAAGTTGCCCTGCTTCCGGAAACCCAGGGACAAGGAGGTGGTGGAACTGCTGAGGACCCCTTCAGACCTGGAGTCAGGCAAGGGAAGCTCAGATGAGCTGGCTAAGAAGGTGGGCCTCAGAGGAAAGCCTCCCCGCCAGGGGCAGACCGAGGTGCCTGTGGCCAGTTCCATCACCACCCCCACACCCACGGAAGAAGGAGAATGCCAGAGCCTGGTCCACAGTGGGCATCAGGAGGAGACATCCAGATACCTGGACGGCTACTGTCCCTCAGGCAGTTCCTTAGCCTACAGTGCCTTGGATGCCAAATGCTCAGCCTGGGACAGATCTGAGTGCCCTGAGCCTGAGGACAGCATCTTCTTTGTGCCCCAGGACAGTATCATCGTTTGCTCCTACAAGCAGAACAGTCCCTATGACAGATACTGTTGTTACATCAATCAGAGTCAAGGCAGGTGGGACCACGAGACAATAGTCTGA